From Candidatus Margulisiibacteriota bacterium:
TATTATCAAAGAAAAAAAGAGTATTGTTATCATATTTCAGCGGTGGGATAACCGGAACTTCATTTGCGGCCAATTTTCCCAGAAATGTATGTTCCTCAAGGATTTGTTCCTTGTTCCAGCGGTCCGGCCTGTAAAACTTCACAATAATTTTTTCTTTGTCAGCAGCTTTTTGCAGTTCATAAACCCGATTAACATAACTGTTTCTGGGAATTAACAGATTGGAAAGTTTTTCCTTTATTATTCTTTCTACCGTATTTAAAACAGCATCCTGACTGAGTGATTGCCAAATATCCTGCATGAATAAATTATATCATGAACCGAAAAAGTATTATTCGTTTTCATCCAGTATGCTTCGTATATTACTTTCAGCCAGCCGAATACCTGCAAGTGATTGATAGGCTATATCGGTTTCCGTACCGGTTTTATCATCAGGTATCAGGTAACTGGCATAAACCACACCTGCTGTAGGCGCTAAATACCGAATTCCAAAAAGGCCGAAGCCGGAATTTTTCTTTTCTGTTCCGTCTTTCAAATCATGGCCGGAAAGTCCGAATATTGAAGCCATTTCAATAACATCATTAATCTGCCATCTATTGGTAGATTTACCATTTCCAATCCAGTCAAAAAGTTGTCCCACAAAAATTCTGTTACGGAGTCCGGTCCGTCTTACAAGTTTTTCAATTATTTCTTTTCTCTTTTCAATGGTTACTCGCTTAA
This genomic window contains:
- a CDS encoding phosphotransferase; amino-acid sequence: MQDIWQSLSQDAVLNTVERIIKEKLSNLLIPRNSYVNRVYELQKAADKEKIIVKFYRPDRWNKEQILEEHTFLGKLAANEVPVIPPLKYDNNTLFFFDN